The nucleotide sequence ACCGTGCGGGCGGCGGCGACCAGTTCCGTGTCCGAGGCCGCGCGCCAGTCGCGACTGCCCAGGGCCGCCACGAGCGGCCCGGCATCCACGACTTCGGTCCCGGGCAGACCGGCAAAACGCGCTTCTATAAGACCGCGCAGCCGGGCCGCCTTTTCCGGGCCGGCCTTGTCGGTCGTCTCGAACTCAAACCAGGTCAACACGACGGTCTTGCCCAGGCCCAGATCGCGGCCGGCCGGATTCCCGGCCACAAGGCTCGTGGTTGTGGTCCTGGCGCAGCCCCCGGCAAAGGCCACAAGCAACAACAGCAAACACATCTTTTTCATGGCGTCTCTCCAAGAAGATAGCGGTTGGCTTCGAGGCGAGCGCCGGCCGACGCCGCCCCGGGCTTCCATGCGTCCGGACAGGGCATCGATAAACAAGCTTGATTCATTGTTCAACGATAAATTTTGACTGTTTTTCACAGACAAACAGACAAAAGCCGCCGCCCATGAAAAAAAGCAAAAAATATCAGGCGAACAGGGAAAGGATCGACTAGTTCCCTGGGCAGGAAACGGACATGAGCGAAGTAACGCGAAAGGACTGGCAAAGGCGTGTGCTGGCCGCCATGCGGCTGATGGAAGCCCGGCTCGACGAAGAATTGGCGCTCTCCGACATCGCCGGGGCGGCTCATTTCTCGCCCTATCACTTCCACCGCATCTTTGTCGGCATGACCGGCGAGACGGTGGGGGCCTATCTGCGCCGGCTGCGCCTGGAGCGGGCCGCCCAGCGCCTGTGCTACGGCGACCAGCCGGTCACCACCGTGGCCCTGGAAGCCGGCTTCGAGTCGCCCGAAGCCTTTGCCCGGGCCTTTCGCGCCGTCTACGGCGTATCGCCCTCGGCCTGGCGTCAGGCCAGCCGGGAGCGCAAAGGGCCGCCCGAAACCCCCAAACACCTGCCCCCCGCAAAGGAGTTCGTCATCATGGAATTGGATGTCGTCATCAAAACCCTGCCGCTCATGAAAGTGGCCTGCGTGCGCCATGTCGGCCCTTACGACCAGTGCGAGCCGGCCTGGGCAAGCCTTTGCGCCAAGGCCGGGCCGCTGGGACTTTTTGGCCCGGACACGAAGTTCATCGGCATCGGCCACGACGATCCGCAGATCACGCCGCCGGAGAAAATCCGCTACGACGCCTGCATGACCGTGCCCGACAGTTTCGCCGGCACGCCCGACCTGCCCGTGGCCTCCATCGGCGGCCGGGACTACGCCAGCGCCGTGGTCAAAGGACCGTACACGAACCTGGCCCCGGCCTACGCCTGGCTGTGCGGCGTCTGGGGACCGGACTGCGGCCGGGAATTCGCCATGGAGCCGAGCATGGAAATCTACCTCAATGATCCCAAAACCACCCCTCCCGACCAACTGCTCACCGAAATCCTCGTCCCAGTCGGCCCGGCGCGGTAGCGCGCGGGGAGTGCCTCCGGCGGCCAGGAGAGGCTCTGCCTCTCCTGGACCTCTCCGCCGGGTGCCTGAGGCCCCCGGCCCCCCCATCCAAAGAAACGGCCCGGAACGCTTTCGCGTTCCGGGCCGTTTCTTTGGGGGCAAAAAAAGATCAGCCGCCGCCGAAGCCGGCCAGCCCCACGCCCGTGCGCGGCAGGATCAGCTCGCCCTTGCCCATCTGGGAAAACATGGCCCGGGTGAGCTTGCCGGCCGGATCAAGATAGGCCGTCAGCGTAAACGGCACCATGGGGCCGCGCACCTTCTCCACCAGCGGATTGACGGCGATAAACCGCAGATCCTGGAAGGCCAGGGCCGTGCCGTCGGGCGTGGCGGCGGCGGATTTGACCGGAAAATCCGTGAACCAGACATAGTAGGAAAAAACCGGAGCCTGCTTGCCCAACCGCTCCAGTTCGTCGCGCCCGGCCCGCTCGAAACGCCGCTCGGGAAGCAGGGTATCGGGATCGGCAAGGGTCAGACCCGTCAGCACATAGTCGTTGCCTTCCTCGGCGATGATCTTCCACCACAAGGGCGCAAAAGCATCGGGCTGGGCCGTCACGCGCGTGGGCTTTTCGCCCCGGGCGACAAGCAGATCGCGGGCATGGGCGGACACGGCCTGACCCACGCCAAAGCCGATGGCCGGCCAAGCCAGCATGACGGCCAGTCCGGCCACGGCCAGCTTCTTGCCCGCCGCCGGGCGTAGGGCGGCGGCCACGGCCAGGCCGATCAG is from Solidesulfovibrio magneticus RS-1 and encodes:
- a CDS encoding AraC family transcriptional regulator — encoded protein: MSEVTRKDWQRRVLAAMRLMEARLDEELALSDIAGAAHFSPYHFHRIFVGMTGETVGAYLRRLRLERAAQRLCYGDQPVTTVALEAGFESPEAFARAFRAVYGVSPSAWRQASRERKGPPETPKHLPPAKEFVIMELDVVIKTLPLMKVACVRHVGPYDQCEPAWASLCAKAGPLGLFGPDTKFIGIGHDDPQITPPEKIRYDACMTVPDSFAGTPDLPVASIGGRDYASAVVKGPYTNLAPAYAWLCGVWGPDCGREFAMEPSMEIYLNDPKTTPPDQLLTEILVPVGPAR
- a CDS encoding metal-dependent hydrolase: MDPVTHITAGVLLGQAAKDRFPGVRPLVPLSALAVWMPDVDNIVTFFGAEAYMRHHRGYTHSLLGGALMAWLLALVVSRFAGGAKASRLFVLFYLGVLSHLFLDCITSYGTGVFLPFSDVRVSVPSVFIIDPIYSLALIGLAVAAALRPAAGKKLAVAGLAVMLAWPAIGFGVGQAVSAHARDLLVARGEKPTRVTAQPDAFAPLWWKIIAEEGNDYVLTGLTLADPDTLLPERRFERAGRDELERLGKQAPVFSYYVWFTDFPVKSAAATPDGTALAFQDLRFIAVNPLVEKVRGPMVPFTLTAYLDPAGKLTRAMFSQMGKGELILPRTGVGLAGFGGG